A single genomic interval of Bartonella sp. HY328 harbors:
- a CDS encoding DUF262 domain-containing protein: MNNTYSFYTLLKDHRVIIPLIQRDYAQGRQNKWVNDIRDKFLASLYDAVTLLEDKKPLVLDFIYGELEDEKFHPFDGQQRLTTLFLLHSYAAVKAKMSGEAAKGAIAPDPAVLANFKYFVRESSRLFLSHFIHEFILKPTANFGGNWSKTIRNQPWYILQWDLDPTIAGMLTMLDAIDEKFHDCEGLWQTLTQDQNKAPIVFYYTPLTNLSLSADEIYVKMNARGKQLTEFENFKASLLGHLKSNASDKVDDIAKKLDGDWSLLFWNLTKASSNDDKTKDRAELSDKAFMRFIRYFIKITYYLGQNSGALNKKNSKSQNDISEKEDFSKRIANVNRAFLDVIGEKCNATSLHIIEGIECLKGVSTHLDLFETILDTLAKIPIAANAKHFRHCFYIANTNRLTPPSKTRIALFTAIGDGDDKNSVHFLKALIAKDNGLSLASEIMLFACLLAFIKHKESHENPLQIERKNLRILRNLLVNSPYEMRVENFGALISETATLMLTGTFEQAEAFSKFQKDEESRKLNYRQQWQDDANAIANLNRLENHIFLQGSIGIFEDDKSQKQTEQDLPPYQTLKERLSQGRRLFCALTLETPSHNQVPLSLFMQAMLTEQDYYYELSKGNPYHFRCGYGKVYNISDAYPSFTQIFVPKDQDSRGKCQTALLALCVLIKDKTNIAKEFETQILAWLKSCEEAKAFCWRYYLVKYPKMLSDPEFSHYGIFSTTRGRFSSEIFKRQNRTDGSYQNSLLRQLFHTMNETRWKDDADKNLFQDDAIYENGLTLSNGLILKSGEFGWQLISKNEKEPDKAKHLQKIADMNKKLAESNATLPQIDQNGHIAIAGLEKTRPKDQNQQLKSKHDMASDAFNDTDVSISDKYNEVELYRDYDHYDRILLMQNILTKWFDLETKPLASDQKF; this comes from the coding sequence ATGAATAATACTTATAGTTTTTATACGCTATTAAAAGATCATAGGGTGATTATTCCGCTTATTCAGCGCGATTATGCCCAAGGGCGGCAAAATAAATGGGTCAATGACATTCGTGATAAATTCTTAGCTTCGTTATATGATGCCGTAACGCTGCTGGAGGATAAAAAACCTCTCGTTCTCGATTTCATCTATGGCGAATTGGAAGACGAAAAATTTCACCCCTTTGATGGCCAGCAAAGGCTAACCACATTGTTTTTATTGCATTCCTATGCTGCCGTTAAAGCTAAAATGAGTGGGGAAGCAGCAAAAGGTGCTATTGCACCAGATCCGGCGGTTTTAGCCAATTTTAAATATTTTGTGCGTGAAAGCAGCCGACTTTTTTTAAGCCATTTTATCCATGAATTTATCTTAAAGCCCACTGCTAACTTTGGTGGAAACTGGTCAAAAACCATTCGCAATCAGCCTTGGTATATTTTGCAATGGGATTTAGACCCGACAATTGCCGGCATGTTGACCATGCTTGATGCTATTGACGAAAAATTTCACGATTGTGAGGGGCTTTGGCAAACATTAACCCAAGATCAAAATAAGGCGCCGATAGTCTTTTATTATACACCGCTCACCAACCTGTCGCTATCGGCAGATGAAATCTATGTTAAAATGAATGCGCGCGGCAAGCAGCTCACCGAATTTGAAAATTTTAAAGCCTCGCTGCTTGGCCATCTAAAATCCAATGCCTCTGATAAAGTTGATGACATCGCCAAAAAGCTAGACGGTGATTGGAGCCTATTATTTTGGAATTTAACCAAAGCAAGCAGCAATGATGACAAGACTAAAGATCGCGCTGAGTTAAGTGACAAGGCTTTCATGCGCTTTATCCGCTATTTTATCAAAATAACCTATTATCTTGGGCAAAATAGCGGTGCGCTAAACAAAAAAAATAGCAAAAGTCAAAACGATATTAGTGAAAAAGAAGATTTTTCAAAACGTATAGCCAATGTCAACCGCGCTTTTCTTGATGTCATTGGTGAAAAATGCAATGCTACAAGCCTTCATATTATTGAGGGGATTGAGTGCCTTAAAGGAGTAAGCACTCATCTTGACCTTTTTGAAACCATTCTGGACACATTGGCTAAAATTCCTATTGCAGCCAATGCTAAACACTTCCGCCACTGTTTTTATATTGCAAATACCAATCGATTAACGCCACCAAGCAAAACAAGAATTGCCCTTTTTACCGCTATTGGCGATGGTGATGACAAAAATAGCGTTCATTTTCTCAAAGCCCTCATTGCCAAGGATAATGGCTTGAGTTTGGCGAGTGAAATTATGCTTTTTGCTTGCCTCCTTGCTTTTATCAAGCATAAAGAAAGCCATGAAAATCCATTGCAAATAGAGCGCAAAAATTTAAGAATTTTGCGCAATCTTTTAGTTAATTCACCCTATGAAATGCGTGTTGAAAATTTTGGTGCGCTTATTAGCGAAACAGCCACGCTTATGCTCACCGGTACATTTGAACAAGCCGAAGCCTTTAGCAAATTTCAAAAGGATGAGGAGTCAAGAAAATTAAACTATCGTCAACAATGGCAAGATGATGCCAATGCTATTGCCAATTTAAACCGTTTAGAAAATCACATCTTTTTGCAAGGCAGCATAGGTATTTTTGAAGATGATAAAAGCCAAAAACAAACTGAACAAGATTTGCCACCCTATCAAACCTTAAAAGAGCGGTTAAGCCAAGGCCGCCGCCTCTTTTGCGCCCTAACACTTGAAACCCCAAGCCACAATCAGGTGCCGCTTTCACTCTTCATGCAAGCCATGCTTACTGAGCAAGATTATTATTATGAGCTATCAAAAGGCAATCCGTATCATTTTCGCTGTGGCTATGGTAAGGTGTATAATATATCTGACGCTTACCCGTCATTTACGCAAATATTTGTTCCAAAAGATCAGGACAGTCGCGGAAAATGCCAAACAGCTTTGCTTGCGCTTTGTGTGTTGATAAAGGATAAAACGAATATTGCCAAAGAATTTGAAACACAAATTTTAGCATGGCTAAAATCTTGCGAGGAAGCTAAAGCATTTTGTTGGCGTTATTATTTGGTAAAATATCCTAAAATGTTAAGCGATCCGGAGTTTAGCCATTATGGCATATTTTCAACCACTAGAGGACGCTTTTCTAGCGAAATTTTTAAACGGCAAAACCGCACGGATGGAAGCTATCAAAATAGTCTACTGCGCCAATTATTCCACACGATGAATGAAACCCGATGGAAAGATGACGCAGATAAGAACTTGTTTCAAGATGACGCTATTTATGAAAATGGTCTCACACTGTCCAATGGTTTAATTTTAAAAAGTGGTGAATTTGGCTGGCAATTAATCAGCAAAAATGAGAAGGAGCCTGACAAGGCAAAGCACCTTCAAAAAATTGCGGATATGAATAAAAAATTAGCTGAAAGTAATGCTACATTGCCGCAAATTGACCAAAACGGCCATATCGCCATTGCGGGCTTAGAAAAAACGCGCCCCAAAGACCAAAATCAACAATTGAAAAGTAAACATGATATGGCCAGTGACGCTTTCAACGACACGGATGTTTCAATAAGTGATAAGTATAACGAAGTAGAGCTTTACCGCGACTATGACCACTATGACCGCATCCTATTAATGCAAAATATATTGACTAAATGGTTTGATCTTGAAACCAAGCCTTTAGCCTCAGACCAAAAGTTTTAG
- a CDS encoding ABC transporter substrate-binding protein, with amino-acid sequence MKKLLIAAVAALSFATPSLISLTANAADKVQVDITQIVAHPALDAVRKGVEDYLEQQGYKKGENLTINFQSAQGNIPTATQIARQFVGEEPNVIVAIATPSAQTMAATTKEIPIVFSAVSDPVEAKLVASLDKPGANVTGVSDRSPVDEHIKLLKEIFPDLKNIGYLYNAGEANSVSNLKLLEEVAKANNINIVPASASKASDVQAATRSLLGKVDVIYVPTDNMIISVLEGVSVVALESKTPLFTADASSIGRGPFAAQGINYYDAGIETGKLVERILKGEKPADIAVTTPPAKDISIDLQAAEKLGVTVPQAVIDRAAKVLR; translated from the coding sequence ATGAAAAAATTGCTAATCGCCGCTGTGGCCGCTTTATCCTTTGCAACGCCTAGCCTAATCAGCCTAACGGCCAACGCTGCTGATAAAGTGCAAGTGGATATCACTCAAATAGTTGCCCACCCTGCTCTTGATGCAGTGCGCAAAGGCGTTGAAGATTATCTTGAGCAGCAAGGCTATAAAAAAGGTGAAAATTTAACGATTAATTTTCAATCGGCACAAGGCAATATTCCAACTGCAACGCAAATTGCCCGTCAATTTGTTGGTGAAGAACCAAATGTAATTGTAGCAATTGCTACGCCATCGGCGCAAACCATGGCAGCAACAACAAAAGAAATTCCAATTGTATTTTCTGCCGTATCTGATCCCGTAGAAGCAAAATTGGTTGCTAGCCTTGATAAACCGGGGGCTAATGTCACTGGCGTATCAGATCGCTCGCCAGTTGACGAACATATCAAATTGCTAAAAGAAATATTCCCAGATTTAAAAAATATCGGTTACCTTTATAATGCCGGCGAAGCCAATTCTGTGTCCAATTTGAAATTATTGGAAGAAGTTGCCAAGGCTAATAATATTAATATTGTTCCAGCATCCGCATCTAAAGCATCAGATGTGCAAGCCGCCACGCGCTCGCTGCTTGGCAAGGTTGACGTTATATATGTACCAACCGATAATATGATCATTTCGGTTCTTGAAGGGGTATCTGTGGTTGCGCTTGAAAGCAAAACACCATTATTTACTGCCGATGCAAGTTCTATTGGCCGTGGCCCCTTTGCGGCGCAAGGCATTAATTATTATGATGCTGGAATTGAAACAGGCAAGCTGGTCGAGCGTATTTTGAAAGGCGAAAAGCCAGCCGATATTGCAGTTACTACCCCACCTGCTAAGGATATTTCGATTGATTTACAAGCCGCAGAAAAATTGGGCGTTACCGTTCCACAAGCGGTGATTGACCGTGCGGCGAAGGTACTTCGCTAA
- a CDS encoding MBOAT family O-acyltransferase, translated as MVFSSLSFIFLLFPLALFLDMVARSFKNIYLRNSFLLATSLLFYTWGEAYNVFLLLGLAILNYIGGNNIAKSKNKKFHLISLIFINLGILFYYKYFVWAMSLVLPNVSVTHHTMPLGISFFTFHALSYIIDIYRGQIKPARNALDFLTYFCMFPHLVAGPIVRFAQVQDDIDQRGPSRELFNFGVYRFLVGLNKKVLIANSAAYLADAAFTNSISGVGMLDAWIGILAYAIQIYFDFSGYSDMAIGLAAMIGFRFEENFKRPYSSASIKEFWRRWHISLSSWFRDYVYIPLGGSRGGEWGTYRNLLIVFFLCGLWHGANLTFIIWGLWHGAFLVVERLKPVAALIDRLPIFVMRIYTIIIVLIGWVFFRSNDLGSAIAYLGHMFSFQSMEATLIYYKIPSLLTAIGILIVLIPDRFIPQPTSHKPAAFGFSIYLVQAILFFASLSMLLTNSRNPFIYFNF; from the coding sequence ATGGTTTTTTCATCTCTTTCATTTATTTTCTTGCTTTTTCCGCTTGCACTCTTTTTAGATATGGTGGCGCGGTCGTTTAAAAATATATATTTGCGCAATAGCTTTTTACTGGCGACAAGCTTGTTATTTTATACTTGGGGGGAGGCGTATAATGTCTTCTTACTGCTTGGACTTGCTATTTTAAACTATATTGGCGGCAATAATATTGCCAAATCAAAAAATAAAAAATTTCACCTCATTTCACTCATCTTTATTAACCTTGGCATTCTGTTTTATTATAAATATTTCGTTTGGGCGATGTCATTAGTATTGCCTAATGTCTCAGTTACCCATCACACAATGCCGCTCGGTATAAGTTTTTTCACTTTCCATGCTTTAAGCTATATTATTGATATTTATCGCGGACAAATAAAGCCTGCTCGAAATGCTCTTGATTTTCTGACCTACTTTTGCATGTTTCCCCATCTTGTTGCAGGACCAATTGTACGCTTTGCGCAAGTGCAAGATGATATTGACCAACGAGGTCCAAGTCGTGAACTATTCAATTTTGGCGTTTATCGATTTTTGGTCGGCCTGAATAAAAAAGTATTAATTGCAAATTCTGCGGCATATCTTGCCGATGCGGCTTTTACTAACTCGATTAGCGGTGTTGGTATGTTAGATGCTTGGATTGGCATTTTAGCTTATGCAATTCAAATTTATTTTGACTTTTCTGGCTATTCGGATATGGCGATTGGTCTTGCCGCAATGATAGGCTTTCGCTTTGAAGAAAACTTTAAACGACCTTATTCTTCTGCCTCCATTAAAGAATTTTGGCGCCGTTGGCATATATCACTTTCAAGTTGGTTCCGCGATTATGTCTATATTCCCCTTGGCGGAAGTCGCGGCGGCGAATGGGGCACTTACCGTAATTTATTAATCGTGTTTTTCCTTTGTGGCTTATGGCATGGTGCCAATTTAACCTTCATAATTTGGGGTTTGTGGCACGGCGCATTTTTAGTGGTAGAGCGTTTAAAGCCAGTTGCAGCTTTAATTGACCGTTTGCCAATATTTGTTATGCGCATTTATACAATAATTATAGTTCTGATCGGTTGGGTATTCTTTCGATCCAATGATTTAGGTTCTGCGATAGCTTATCTTGGGCACATGTTTAGTTTCCAAAGCATGGAAGCCACCCTTATTTATTATAAGATACCTAGCCTTTTAACCGCGATTGGTATCCTAATTGTGCTAATTCCAGACCGCTTTATTCCCCAGCCTACCTCCCATAAACCGGCAGCATTTGGCTTTAGTATTTACTTAGTGCAAGCAATTTTGTTTTTTGCGTCATTGTCGATGTTATTAACTAATTCTCGCAACCCATTTATTTATTTCAATTTTTAA
- a CDS encoding alginate O-acetyltransferase AlgX-related protein, which translates to MTGINNMKNLISCVFLLTLFFIPLLLFFKPASDLLVDEKREPTAFPKHFKITNSHAIKDYFSEIDKFVSDNFPSRSEFIGFNRGITLYFHDNIDARKAFRGQENWLFLGNDYNQTIDKLTGNKPINSQIVDNRSKALEAYVNIFAEHGIKTIFLVGPNKYSIYPEKLPSFLKPTSQRYITPIIRQMQNDGIDVYDPTRDLINYKHAGLLYYRTDTHWNLKAGELVALNLLKKWHLNAPPAYSLEAIKARNGDLVSIASLTSITLVDDDNYSVKYRSPSPHAKLIKEDGTETQFDLDTIATTDNNIIINPDATNQVNLWIVGDSFTGSIQPFLAGAISHIEMMHIQKNTASDIAQRLANAKEKPQYALIVLVERGI; encoded by the coding sequence ATGACCGGTATTAACAATATGAAAAACCTCATTTCTTGCGTCTTTTTATTGACACTATTTTTTATACCTTTGTTGCTTTTTTTTAAACCAGCCAGCGATTTACTTGTTGATGAAAAACGAGAACCAACAGCATTTCCAAAACATTTTAAAATTACCAATTCGCATGCCATTAAGGATTACTTTTCTGAAATTGATAAATTTGTTTCTGATAATTTTCCTAGTCGCTCGGAATTTATAGGCTTTAACAGAGGGATAACCCTTTATTTTCATGATAATATTGATGCCCGAAAAGCTTTTAGAGGACAGGAGAATTGGCTATTTTTAGGTAACGATTACAATCAGACGATAGATAAATTGACCGGCAACAAACCTATTAATTCACAGATTGTGGATAATCGGTCTAAAGCACTTGAAGCTTATGTAAATATATTTGCAGAGCATGGTATAAAAACGATTTTTTTAGTGGGACCCAATAAATACAGTATTTATCCTGAAAAATTACCGTCCTTTTTGAAGCCAACATCACAGCGATATATAACGCCGATAATCAGACAAATGCAAAATGATGGTATTGATGTTTATGATCCCACACGTGATTTAATTAATTATAAGCACGCTGGCTTGTTGTATTATCGTACCGACACGCATTGGAACTTAAAAGCAGGTGAGCTTGTAGCCCTTAATCTTTTAAAAAAATGGCATTTAAATGCGCCTCCTGCATATAGTCTTGAGGCGATTAAGGCTCGTAATGGTGATCTTGTTTCCATTGCCAGCCTTACATCTATTACTCTTGTAGATGATGATAATTATAGTGTTAAATATAGGTCGCCATCACCTCATGCCAAGCTTATAAAAGAAGATGGTACTGAAACTCAATTCGATTTAGATACTATTGCAACAACAGATAATAATATAATAATTAATCCTGATGCTACCAATCAAGTGAATTTATGGATTGTTGGCGACTCTTTCACTGGATCAATACAGCCTTTTTTAGCAGGTGCGATAAGCCATATTGAAATGATGCATATTCAGAAAAATACGGCTAGTGATATTGCGCAGAGACTAGCAAATGCTAAGGAAAAACCTCAATATGCTTTAATTGTACTCGTTGAGCGTGGTATATAA